The sequence ACTGGAAAGGTACAGAAATTGATTTAGTATGCACAATTTATGTCGATATTATTATATTCTTACCCACGGCCACAGTAATTCCAATAAACTTGGCCCAAGAATGGAGCTGAAAGAGTCCAATATAAAAGATAGCTACATACAGGACAACACTCACCTTATAAATGGATGGAGGGCTTTCCGTGCACATTAGAACGGAAACGATAGAAGTAGATACTGGAAGAATTGACTGCATGTGAGATTACGCAATAAAGAATTAGTTAGCGGCAGGTATCGGCAGAACAAACCATGATGGCTGTGGCAATGTCTGGATCAAGGTTGAAAGCACCAGAAATATAAAGAAACTATTATGGAAAAAGTGAGTTATTCAAATAGACCAATAACAAAAGAAGCTTACATGGCTAACAAAAGTCCCTATAAATCCGAGCAGCACAAGAATCTGTGGAAAGTTTCAACAACACATACAGTATAATCGTATAGATTTGCTTACTGCTCCCATTTTTCTGTCCGGGATTTGAATAGGGCCCTCAAATATGTACGATGCTAGGAACAGAACTGGAACTGCTCCTGCATCCCTACAGACATATACACATAACATAATATGAAACATATTATACTGGTACACTGTGTTTACATATCAATGCATGCATCCAGTATGTACTGTAGAGCATGTAGAGCTACCATAGTTGATGTAATCAagaaatgaaagcaccgcaggtgctggtgcctcggtggaggtgccaaagctacataacataaagctactaatagctagcttttatacacacattgattataattatcatgatgaatatttttaattttactgcatgcaaaatccagaatcacagggaaactcaaagagttggtaatgatcgacgatgattgttgttaaaacgatcgatgccaaaagttcaagtctaaaattaatggctgcagaGATTTGcaactctcttctcactcttgcagctactaatagctagtgttctagtgcagagctaactactaagtagagtaggaacactcggtgaacaagttttgctatggactcttctgaaaaggctgcaatggcattccaagtaagcaaaactaggcataactcgagaacgaagctttattttgcaaatccacaaatacgaATCCTATatagaaaacatgactagaagcctatagaaactcttacttgcacttcattgatccttgagcagctgttgcagtctacacagacagacagacacacaaacacactaccgtgtACCTCGCTTgggcatgcgcaccgaggcataattaatcaATGGCGCATCTTTTAGAACCCCAACATTTTGTTCAGTCCGAGCTGGTGCTTAAACTATCATGGTGGCGCTATGGTCTAGTGTTGAAGTGCAATCTCATAGGTACACTCGATACTTGGTTTCTGTATTTACAGCTGCATTCAGACAGTTGTAATACACATACACTACAGCTATATGCATCAAAATGCATAAAGGCGACTTCACAAACACGCCTATTAAAGCCTCAGAAAAATGAATTGCAGTAATAGTTGGCGCGTTtttttaggacctaaaaaGTTGCATTTAGTCCGAGCTGGCGCTTAAAATTCATAATGGAGGCACGGTAACTACATAAACTACGGTATTATCATTAACAGACCTGTAAAAGGTAAAAACATATGGATTTGCCTTCTCTTTAGCTTGGCTCAGGAAATACTTGATAACCACAGGGTAAAGGCAGAACCCAGACTGCAGGGAGATACCATATAGACTATGTAGTTGGCATAGTATTAATGTAGAGGGGCCTGCCTGGAGTAACTCACACTCAGCAGAAGTGGCCCACACAGCACAAACCACTTGGGAGGAGCTCCACCCCTTACAGCCATAACTCAAACTGTTTACTGCAGACACTAGAATATCTACGATACTATGTACTACCGTACTTAACTTCTCTCCTGTCTAttcatgcagctgcatgctttCTCTAGTTACAGTATCCATGAGCACAAACTGTGGGGTGTGTCTGGTAAATGATGTGCTGATGATGAGCCCAACCACAAACAATGTAAACATATGCACCCCCTAACTACAGAGGTGGACAGTGGAATGAATCGATAATAATATGAAATGCCTGAATAGAGAATAACTGAATGGAGATGAATCAATTTGCCATGCTATAAGTCAAGCACTTGCTGCTAAGATCCGTTAGATTTGTGGTGTCCATAGCAACTATCCAATCGTATTCCACCTTCACCAGTCTTAGAGATTTTCTCATCCTATATGaacaaaaaaaaaattaactATTGCACACAACAAAAATAAGTCAGTTACTAATTAGCCCGGACATTTTttctgggcaattttcgttgttctaatacagcagacactctggtgctttaattttacatccggacaataccttgaaaagttgagataCATTCCAAGCAAGAGTGCTACAAGTTTATAGAGAGCTCtgagttttagatagctagtgcaactattcagtcgcactctgttctattaaacttagctagctagctcgcatgcagctgcatgcttgttctaattattccggacacttcgcgtGCTCTATAaagatctgttccaattatacccggacaatttccaaaataattattaatttttgctgtcTGATAAATTAGAACATATGCGGTAGTATTCTTACATAGATACAGTCAAAGTAAATAGATGATGTTTGCAATTTTTTGGCTTGTGCACAAAAAATAACACTGAGCATTGAATGTAAGCAATGTGAATGTCACTTACAACTCTGTTTGAGTAGATCACCATAGCAAGACCTGCGATGATGACTGATGCTGAGAGTAATTGCTGAGCAGGGCGCAAGAGACAGAGCATAGTTATTGACATTCAATTGCacgtgtatataataatatgtactCCATTGGCAACTAGACCATAACGAAAGTGAAATACTTACTGTAGGAGTGAGAGTATCTCCAAGCAGTACATACGCAGTCACAGCTGTGGTGACAACCTAATGAAGCAAGGgggagctataattataaaaccacTGATTCTACTCtacaagcccctcccccaatTACATACCTGCACGGGCCAGAAGGCTGTCATTACGCTTGAGGGGAGGTACTTGTTGGACCAGGAGATGAGGAAGTAGCAGAAAGCTGAAGTCATGAATACAGCATACACCAGCGCAGGAACAGACTGTAAGGGGAGGGATATTACCTTCTTTTAAGTGGAATTTTAAAGTGGAGTATCAATTAACTATGGCGATGGATAGACAATTTTTACAGGgtatccatgtacatgtaggtgttaTAGGGACATTAACGATAGCACAGATGCAGCAAATAGTGAGCCACACAACTTCAGCTGTGTCTGCTCCTCCAGGTACAATGTAGGACAAATTAAAGAGGGCACTTCTTTCATTAACCCACAACTAACTTCTGACCCCGCTAAAAGAGACTCACCTGACGTGGCAGATGGAAGGCGTCAAACTGCCCTGTGACAACAAAGTAGAGACAGAACAGACCTTCGTACACACATCCAAAAAGATATGCGTATCCAGTCATAGCCATAGGGTACTCTTTCCACTTACCTGTGTTGGAGGGAGAATTTAATGACGGCGTTATGGTGGAAAATATCTTACAATCTTCAACTTGGTACACGAATTTCTTCTGTATGATGTAATACATAGCCTGTAGGAAATGAGTCATAGTAGTCGGCTATAGAGTAGAGAATAGACTTACCCCCAACATGGTCTCCATGACGAGACACAGGTAACCCACTGCTTGCTTGCTCACGTGCACACCTGagggtgtgtacatgtacatgcatcagGCAGAACAGGTAATATTGTAGAAACTAAAACTGTATGCTGGACACACATAACTACGTAACACACCTATTTGCTCAGCCTCTGGCTCGTACCCAGCTAGTGCCAGCCTCACTGCTCCTCCTGAAAGATATATAGAGATCGAGAGAGAGACAAAATATCAATGGCCCTAAAAACTGAAGCCCATTTTATGACGTCATGTGCACAAAACAAGGATTCACAGACTGAAATCAAACATGGCATCAAATAGACACTCTGTATTCACGAAAATCCACCACTGTTTTTCCTTCACTAACCTGTGGCAACAAAGACTCCAATGATCTTTGCCCAAGAGTGTAGCTACCATCGTataaaaaacaacaacttaAATTACCGGTTTCCAATAATTCTATGGAAACATACCATGCATAGTGAGGGCATCTTCTCTGTGCATGTGGCTATGGCTATCAAAGTTGTCCAAACTGGAATGAGGGGCTGTATGGGAAAACAATCACAACATCTGATATTTTCCCCTcctaacactataattatagtgacacaAATGCGAGGTACTCGACAATCCTAATGTGCATGATATGTCATGAACAAGTAACAAGAACAAGCTCTCACAGTAAATGTACAGCAAGAGGTAAGGCCTTACAGCCTCTGATTAATTCAGCTAGTACCATATGTGATGTGATGTGAGGTGGTATAGACATACCTGAAAAGCACTGGCGATATCAGCAGGAAGGATATAAGCTCCAGTAATGTAGAGAAACTGTAAGTCATTATACAGTTCAAGTGTATGTAAATTATAGAACTGAACggtacaatacaattatgGGTAAAGCCATTAAGCAAAATaagatgtactgtacaataaaGTATAGTCTATCGCTTGAGTGAATTGAACACAGCCTATAATGGTGTATGTGTATGAGAGAATAGATTAAGACTTCACTAGACTAGATGACAGACTCACTTGGCCTCCGGCTATTCCAGTCAAGCCCAGTCCAAAAAACACCTGAAAGAGAAAGAATAAGCTCACCAGAGCACACACCACATGACACAGTACCAGGACGACGGCTATCACACAGCAAGTGGTCGCGGAGCACACAGCACTACAATAAAAGATACTGCACATGCTACTGTGGTTATGAACAACAATTACATATTGACTGAGTTCACAGGTTCCTAAATGCTTCAACAAAGCTCTAATTAAAAGCATTAATAGCTAGATATACAGGAATTTTTAAATAATGACTATTTTTGCTCACCCCACTCATCCTCAGGTCTGGAATAGGAATGACCTTCAACAAAGTACGAGGCTAGGAACAGAACTGGAAAtgccccaagacctctaatcagtCACAAACATAGAAgtgaatacaataattatgatatcagTGAAGTTTTTCCGAGAAATGTAATCAGGTTCTAATATGTACCTATATAAGGTGAACACGAAGGGATTGATGTGGTGAGTAGATTGACCACCAGCAAATATCTTGATGATCACTGGGTAGAAGCCGAATGCAATCTGGAAGGGATGTGGAGAATATCACAATTAATAGTAGTCTCTACCTCCAACTATACTTATGGACTCAGTTTACGGCATTTTATACACATAGACTAATATCATATGTTAGACATTTTAATGGGCGACCTAGACTCGACTAGCTAGATAGCAGGTACTCCAACACACGTTTAGTGCAATGGTTGCCATTATGACAAGCCATTTAGGGGGAGTCCCAGCCTTCCAAGAGAAGCATCGTCCCAGAAAACCTCGGGGTGGTGTGATGTTGATGGGCATATTGTCAGGGTTCAAGTGATCTGTGCTCTGTGATTGGTGGTCAGGAGAATGGCCCATTCAACGCTCCCACAGACAGCCAACCGCAGCTAAACAGCTGACAGAAACGCAGACCTCCTGTAAGGGGATCGACTGTGGTATATAAATTAGGTTGAAGGTGATTTCTTTTGTTCCTAGGCTCTGGTAAGAATCGTGTGTGCTAAGA is a genomic window of Halichondria panicea chromosome 15, odHalPani1.1, whole genome shotgun sequence containing:
- the LOC135348687 gene encoding uncharacterized protein LOC135348687 isoform X5, with product MHREDALTMHGGAVRLALAGYEPEAEQIGVHVSKQAVGYLCLVMETMLGAMYYIIQKKFVYQVEDCKIFSTITPSLNSPSNTGKWKEYPMAMTGYAYLFGCVYEGLFCLYFVVTGQFDAFHLPRQSVPALVYAVFMTSAFCYFLISWSNKYLPSSVMTAFWPVQVVTTAVTAYVLLGDTLTPTQLLSASVIIAGLAMVIYSNRVDEKISKTGEGGIRLDSCYGHHKSNGS
- the LOC135348687 gene encoding uncharacterized protein LOC135348687 isoform X3 → MSGVFFGLGLTGIAGGQFLYITGAYILPADIASAFQPLIPVWTTLIAIATCTEKMPSLCMLHSWAKIIGVFVATGGAVRLALAGYEPEAEQIGVHVSKQAVGYLCLVMETMLGAMYYIIQKKFVYQVEDCKIFSTITPSLNSPSNTGLFCLYFVVTGQFDAFHLPRQSVPALVYAVFMTSAFCYFLISWSNKYLPSSVMTAFWPVQVVTTAVTAYVLLGDTLTPTQLLSASVIIAGLAMVIYSNRVDEKISKTGEGGIRLDSCYGHHKSNGS
- the LOC135348687 gene encoding uncharacterized protein LOC135348687 isoform X1; this translates as MSGVFFGLGLTGIAGGQFLYITGAYILPADIASAFQPLIPVWTTLIAIATCTEKMPSLCMLHSWAKIIGVFVATGGAVRLALAGYEPEAEQIGVHVSKQAVGYLCLVMETMLGAMYYIIQKKFVYQVEDCKIFSTITPSLNSPSNTGKWKEYPMAMTGYAYLFGCVYEGLFCLYFVVTGQFDAFHLPRQSVPALVYAVFMTSAFCYFLISWSNKYLPSSVMTAFWPVQVVTTAVTAYVLLGDTLTPTQLLSASVIIAGLAMVIYSNRVDEKISKTGEGGIRLDSCYGHHKSNGS
- the LOC135348687 gene encoding uncharacterized protein LOC135348687 isoform X2, with amino-acid sequence MSGVFFGLGLTGIAGGQFLYITGAYILPADIASAFQPLIPVWTTLIAIATCTEKMPSLCMLHSWAKIIGVFVATGGAVRLALAGYEPEAEQIGVHVSKQAVGYLCLVMETMLGAMYYIIQKKFVYQVEDCKWKEYPMAMTGYAYLFGCVYEGLFCLYFVVTGQFDAFHLPRQSVPALVYAVFMTSAFCYFLISWSNKYLPSSVMTAFWPVQVVTTAVTAYVLLGDTLTPTQLLSASVIIAGLAMVIYSNRVDEKISKTGEGGIRLDSCYGHHKSNGS
- the LOC135348687 gene encoding uncharacterized protein LOC135348687 isoform X4, yielding MPSLCMLHSWAKIIGVFVATGGAVRLALAGYEPEAEQIGVHVSKQAVGYLCLVMETMLGAMYYIIQKKFVYQVEDCKIFSTITPSLNSPSNTGKWKEYPMAMTGYAYLFGCVYEGLFCLYFVVTGQFDAFHLPRQSVPALVYAVFMTSAFCYFLISWSNKYLPSSVMTAFWPVQVVTTAVTAYVLLGDTLTPTQLLSASVIIAGLAMVIYSNRVDEKISKTGEGGIRLDSCYGHHKSNGS